The following coding sequences are from one Pararge aegeria chromosome 13, ilParAegt1.1, whole genome shotgun sequence window:
- the LOC120628865 gene encoding histone RNA hairpin-binding protein codes for MSLNDYIEERWSEIVENEPEETQPIRRATKEKMKSDSRENSSSRKKSKPNTKNDMEKNSKPPKKPLELETDPEILQRRQKQIDYGKNTVGYYNYTQKVPKDTRAKEHPKTPDKFAKYSRRSWDMLIKMWRKKLHEYDGGDKDCDDELCENLSEPDC; via the exons ATGAGTTTAAATGATTATATCGAAGAAAGGTGGAGTGAAATCGTTGAAAATGAACCAGAAGAAACTCAACCAA ttcgtagggcaacaaaagaaaaaatgaaGAGTGACAGCAGAGAAAACTCTAGCAGTCGGAAAAAATCAAAGCCTAACACCAAAAATGATATGGAGAAAAACAG TAAACCTCCAAAGAAGCCACTTGAGTTGGAGACAGATCCTGAAATATTGCAAAGGCGCCAAAAACAGATAGACTATGGAAAAAACACTGTGGGCTATTACAATTACACACAAAAagtgcctaa aGATACACGTGCAAAAGAACACCCTAAAACCCCTGATAAATTCGCAAAATATAGTCGAAGATCTTGGGATATGTTGATCAAAATGTGGAGGAAAAAACTTCATGAATATGATGGTGGTGACAAAGATTGTGATGATGAATTGTGTGAAAATCTTTCAGAACCAGATTGCTAG
- the LOC120628864 gene encoding high mobility group protein 20A isoform X1, giving the protein MEIENAQSNEIQTAPTEDSVKPANPTDQETNATASKINGNEAEGGAQPLISKDIQKPSPKKPKKRKPKTPRDVTAPRQPLTGYVRFLNERRDQLRAEQPELGFAELTRQLASEWSKLPVEEKQQYLNAADQDKERYIKEWAEYKKTDAYKEFRKQQMEQKDAASSSKKIKQNTNVNNAVVDTAATQIAEQNVINANVAATASVNNAARQPTPPRPRPCITPASGEEMAGDTDIPIFTDQFLQHNKLRESELRQLRKANSDYEQQNAILQRHAEEVSAATSRLRAETAAAAERTAALVTHRRALVSTLVQALQSVALPLQGGSSGASDGNIEEYMEKLQNFALETKNNPLVKQAKDILNRIELPSI; this is encoded by the exons aTGGAAATAGAAAATGCACAAAGTAATGAAATTCAAACAGCACCAACTGAAGATTCTGTGAAGCCTGCAAATCCGACGGATCAAGAAACGAATGCAACGGCCTCTAAAATAAATGGAAACGAAGCTGAAGGTGGCGCCCAGCCTTTAATCTCAAAGGATATTCAAAAACCTTCTCCAAAAAAGCCAAAGAAACGGAAACCTAAAACACCGCGTGATGTTACTGCTCCACGACAACCACTTACTG GTTACGTACGATTTCTCAATGAAAGGCGTGATCAGTTACGTGCTGAACAACCAGAACTTGGGTTTGCAGAGTTGACAAGGCAGTTAGCTAGTGAATGGAGTAAACTACCCGTGGAAGAGaaacaacaatatttaaatgCAGCTGACCAAGATAAGGAACG aTACATAAAAGAATGGGCTGAATATAAAAAGACTGATGCCTATAAAGAGTTCAGGAAGCAGCAAATGGAACAAAAAGATGCAGCTAGTtcatctaaaaaaataaagcagaaTACAAATGTCAACAATGCTGTGGTAGATACAG ctgCAACACAAATAGCCGAGCAGAATGTGATCAATGCAAATGTGGCTGCTACTGCTTCAGTCAATAATGCTGCAAGGCAGCCAACACCACCTCGGCCAAGACCTTGTATCACACCAGCTTCG GGTGAAGAAATGGCTGGTGATACAGATATCCCCATATTTACAGATCAGTTTCTACAACACAACAAGCTCAGAGAATCTGAACTACGGCAGTTGCGTAAAGCTAATTCTGATTATGAACAACAG AATGCAATACTTCAACGCCACGCTGAGGAAGTGAGTGCAGCTACGTCAAGACTTCGCGCGGAAACAGCGGCCGCTGCCGAGCGAACAGCAGCACTTGTGACGCATCGTCGGGCACTAGTCAGCACTTTAGTGCAGGCGTTACAATCAGTAGCATTGCCATTGCAAG GTGGGTCCTCTGGTGCATCAGATGGCAATATTGAAGAGTACATGGAGAAATTGCAAAATTTTGCATTAGAAACAAAGAACAATCCTTTAGTCAAACAGGCCAAGGATATTTTAAACAGAATAGAGCTGCCATCAATTTAA
- the LOC120628864 gene encoding high mobility group protein 20A isoform X2 gives MEIENAQSNEIQTAPTEDSVKPANPTDQETNATASKINGNEAEGGAQPLISKDIQKPSPKKPKKRKPKTPRDVTAPRQPLTELTRQLASEWSKLPVEEKQQYLNAADQDKERYIKEWAEYKKTDAYKEFRKQQMEQKDAASSSKKIKQNTNVNNAVVDTAATQIAEQNVINANVAATASVNNAARQPTPPRPRPCITPASGEEMAGDTDIPIFTDQFLQHNKLRESELRQLRKANSDYEQQNAILQRHAEEVSAATSRLRAETAAAAERTAALVTHRRALVSTLVQALQSVALPLQGGSSGASDGNIEEYMEKLQNFALETKNNPLVKQAKDILNRIELPSI, from the exons aTGGAAATAGAAAATGCACAAAGTAATGAAATTCAAACAGCACCAACTGAAGATTCTGTGAAGCCTGCAAATCCGACGGATCAAGAAACGAATGCAACGGCCTCTAAAATAAATGGAAACGAAGCTGAAGGTGGCGCCCAGCCTTTAATCTCAAAGGATATTCAAAAACCTTCTCCAAAAAAGCCAAAGAAACGGAAACCTAAAACACCGCGTGATGTTACTGCTCCACGACAACCACTTACTG AGTTGACAAGGCAGTTAGCTAGTGAATGGAGTAAACTACCCGTGGAAGAGaaacaacaatatttaaatgCAGCTGACCAAGATAAGGAACG aTACATAAAAGAATGGGCTGAATATAAAAAGACTGATGCCTATAAAGAGTTCAGGAAGCAGCAAATGGAACAAAAAGATGCAGCTAGTtcatctaaaaaaataaagcagaaTACAAATGTCAACAATGCTGTGGTAGATACAG ctgCAACACAAATAGCCGAGCAGAATGTGATCAATGCAAATGTGGCTGCTACTGCTTCAGTCAATAATGCTGCAAGGCAGCCAACACCACCTCGGCCAAGACCTTGTATCACACCAGCTTCG GGTGAAGAAATGGCTGGTGATACAGATATCCCCATATTTACAGATCAGTTTCTACAACACAACAAGCTCAGAGAATCTGAACTACGGCAGTTGCGTAAAGCTAATTCTGATTATGAACAACAG AATGCAATACTTCAACGCCACGCTGAGGAAGTGAGTGCAGCTACGTCAAGACTTCGCGCGGAAACAGCGGCCGCTGCCGAGCGAACAGCAGCACTTGTGACGCATCGTCGGGCACTAGTCAGCACTTTAGTGCAGGCGTTACAATCAGTAGCATTGCCATTGCAAG GTGGGTCCTCTGGTGCATCAGATGGCAATATTGAAGAGTACATGGAGAAATTGCAAAATTTTGCATTAGAAACAAAGAACAATCCTTTAGTCAAACAGGCCAAGGATATTTTAAACAGAATAGAGCTGCCATCAATTTAA
- the LOC120629040 gene encoding U6 small nuclear RNA (adenine-(43)-N(6))-methyltransferase, protein MALNKFMHPRNIYKTPPDFAKLAKTNEEFSGVAKVDISGKVSIDFKNPHSLRVLTKCLLKTDFNLDVVIPEDRLVPTLPLRLNYILWIEDLISTINKSEPILGLDIGTGACAIYPLLAAVKNKWHMVGTETDAESLKQARDNIIRNNLQHLIEIRENTTELVIENMFMDENSQTFDFCMCNPPFYTNMQELWESRSPARPEPKNGFTGSPHELITEGGELQFCRKILEESKLHKDKILIFTTMVGHKFNLKELVIDLKAVGITYTTTEFCQGRVTRWGLAWTYQNYDFSTIYSPKDKLPKKRAPILFSLPELKDCSDNIEKLKRILENLQISHKVITKRKTDLMLDVIAFSNTWSNQRRKRRILKRLSEDPVKKARLNLKNQSDESSEKEKEEISKSNETIVTKSIERAEENTSNNVSYNNSIEKHKEAVVHALMKIFKKDELVNIEMEFINGSAGKEGLHQIVQYIKNNWK, encoded by the exons ATGGCACTTAACAAGTTTATGCATCCTCGCAATATTTACAAAACTCCTCCAGACTTTGCTAAGCTGGCAAAAACAAATGAAGAATTTTCCGGTGTAGCTAAAGTG GATATCAGTGGCAAAGTTagtattgattttaaaaatccaCATTCGTTAAGAGTTCTTACAAAATGTTTGTTGAAGACTGACTTCAATCTAGATGTAGTTATTCCTGAAGACCGTCTTGTACCAACACTGCCTCTTAGGCTGAATTATATACTATGGATTGAAGATTTAATTAGtactatcaataaaagtgaGCCAATTCTAGGACTTGATATTG GTACTGGAGCATGTGCAATATATCCCTTATTGGCAGCAGTGAAGAATAAGTGGCATATGGTGGGAACAGAAACAGATGCTGAAAGTTTAAAGCAAGCCAGAGATAATATAATTAGGAATAATTTACAACACCTTATTGAAA TCAGAGAGAATACTACCGAATTGGTAATTGAAAACATGTTCATGGATGAAAATAGTCAAACTTTTGACTTTTGCATGTGTAACCCACCATTCTACACAAACATGCAGGAACTGTGGGAATCACGTAGCCCAGCCAG aCCTGAACCTAAAAATGGCTTTACTGGTTCACCACACGAGCTCATAACTGAAGGTGGAGAATTGCAGTTTTGTCGAAAAATATTAGAGGAAAGCAAGTTGCATAAAGACAAAATTCT aatatttacaactatgGTTggtcataaatttaatttgaaggAATTAGTAATTGATTTAAAGGCAGTTGGTATAACATATACTACAACAGAGTTCTGTCAAGGACGGGTAACAAGATGGGGACTAGCCTGGACATATCAAAATTACGATTTTTCTACAATTT attcaCCAAAAGACAAGTTACCGAAGAAAAGAGcaccaattttattttctttaccaGAATTAAAAGATTGTAGTGATAatatagaaaagttaaagaGAATACTAGAAAATCTTCAGATTTCTCATAAGGTAATAACGAAACGAAAAACCGATTTAATGCTTGATGTAATAGCATTTTCCAATACATGGTCTAACCAGCGTCGTAAAAGGAGAATTCTAAAACGTTTGTCAGAGGACCCAGTGAAAAAGGCaagattgaatttaaaaaatcaatcTGATGAATCATCAGAGAAAGAGAAGGAGGAAATAAGTAAATCAAATGAAACTATTGTAACAAAAAGTATAGAAAGGGCAGAGGAAAATACAAGCAATAATGTATCTTATAATAATTCAATAGAAAAGCATAAAGAAGCAGTTGTCCATgcattaatgaaaatatttaaaaaagatgagCTTGTAAATATTGAAATGGAATTCATAAATGGTAGTGCTGGTAAAGAAGGGTTACATCAAATAGTTCAGTACATTAAAAACAATTGgaaataa
- the LOC120628949 gene encoding THO complex subunit 4-B isoform X1 — MVDKIDMALDDIIKASRKGRSGGGGAGRKFDVKKPGRGGGGGFRNGRTGGVLLRGRNRGGVSKPANYTRGNLFQGDVNSTWKHDMFSDFNDRKMQRSAPITTGPTKLLVSNLDFGVSDSDIQELFSEFGMLKSAAVHYDRSGRSLGTADVLFERRADALKAMKQYNGVPLDGRAMNIQLATSEISTFRPEERSRPAGGRPVRRNSSRGGGGNRPQIAAVSGGGGRGGGARRGGRGGAARGRRPVPTAEQLDAELDAYVKEIK, encoded by the exons ATGGTTGACAAAATCGATATGGCTTTAGACGACATAATAAAAGCCAGCAGGAAAGGAAGAAGCGGAGGCGGAGGAGCTGGAAGAAAATTTGATGTAAAAAAGCCTGGTCGTGGAGGCGGTGGTGGATTTCGTAACGGTCGTACTGGTGGTGTCCTTCTACGTGGTCGAAATCGTGGCGGGGTTTCTAAACCTGCTAATTACACAAGG GGCAACCTATTTCAGGGTGATGTAAACAGCACATGGAAACATGATATGTTCAGTGACTTCAATGATAGGAAGATGCAAAGGAGTGCGCCTATCACAACTGGGCCCACTAAACTCCTTGTCTCCAATTTGGATTTTGGAGTTTCAGACTCTGATATCCAGGAGCTATTTTCAGAGTTTGGCATGCTTAAAAGTGCTGCTGTACATTATGACAGATCTGGAAGATCATTAG gAACCGCTGATGTCCTATTTGAAAGGAGGGCAGATGCTTTAAAAGCTATGAAACAATACAATGGAGTACCACTTGATGGGCGTGCCATGAACATTCAGTTAGCCACTTCAGAAATAAGTACCTTTAGAcctgaagaaagaagtagaccTGCTGGTGGGCGACCTGTCAGAAGGAATTCAAGTAGAG GTGGTGGAGGCAACAGACCCCAAATAGCAGCTGTCAGCGGCGGCGGCGGTCGCGGAGGAGGTGCGAGACGCGGGGGACGAGGGGGGGCCGCGCGTGGTAGACGACCTGTACCAACAGCTGAACAACTAGATGCTGAACTAGATGCAtatgtaaaagaaataaaatga
- the LOC120628949 gene encoding THO complex subunit 4-B isoform X2, whose protein sequence is MVDKIDMALDDIIKASRKGRSGGGGAGRKFDVKKPGRGGGGGFRNGRTGGVLLRGRNRGGVSKPANYTRGDVNSTWKHDMFSDFNDRKMQRSAPITTGPTKLLVSNLDFGVSDSDIQELFSEFGMLKSAAVHYDRSGRSLGTADVLFERRADALKAMKQYNGVPLDGRAMNIQLATSEISTFRPEERSRPAGGRPVRRNSSRGGGGNRPQIAAVSGGGGRGGGARRGGRGGAARGRRPVPTAEQLDAELDAYVKEIK, encoded by the exons ATGGTTGACAAAATCGATATGGCTTTAGACGACATAATAAAAGCCAGCAGGAAAGGAAGAAGCGGAGGCGGAGGAGCTGGAAGAAAATTTGATGTAAAAAAGCCTGGTCGTGGAGGCGGTGGTGGATTTCGTAACGGTCGTACTGGTGGTGTCCTTCTACGTGGTCGAAATCGTGGCGGGGTTTCTAAACCTGCTAATTACACAAGG GGTGATGTAAACAGCACATGGAAACATGATATGTTCAGTGACTTCAATGATAGGAAGATGCAAAGGAGTGCGCCTATCACAACTGGGCCCACTAAACTCCTTGTCTCCAATTTGGATTTTGGAGTTTCAGACTCTGATATCCAGGAGCTATTTTCAGAGTTTGGCATGCTTAAAAGTGCTGCTGTACATTATGACAGATCTGGAAGATCATTAG gAACCGCTGATGTCCTATTTGAAAGGAGGGCAGATGCTTTAAAAGCTATGAAACAATACAATGGAGTACCACTTGATGGGCGTGCCATGAACATTCAGTTAGCCACTTCAGAAATAAGTACCTTTAGAcctgaagaaagaagtagaccTGCTGGTGGGCGACCTGTCAGAAGGAATTCAAGTAGAG GTGGTGGAGGCAACAGACCCCAAATAGCAGCTGTCAGCGGCGGCGGCGGTCGCGGAGGAGGTGCGAGACGCGGGGGACGAGGGGGGGCCGCGCGTGGTAGACGACCTGTACCAACAGCTGAACAACTAGATGCTGAACTAGATGCAtatgtaaaagaaataaaatga